CGCGCAATCTCAACCGCGGTGGCGGAGAGCTTCGCAACACTCAACCAGTCGGCCTCGCGCGCGCGGCGGTCGAGCCATTTATGCGCGGCCTGCACATGAAACGCCGCGTCGGGCCAATCCTCATTCAGGTAATAAGCGCCAAGACTTCCGCATGTGAGCCAGCACAACAGCTCCAAACGGTCACGTGGACTCAGATGATGGCGTACATCACTCATGGCGACGCTCGCTGCTGTAAATTGCGTTCCGGTGAGGATGGCAAGCCGCCGTCCTCCGCTTTCATTGAACAATATCACGCACAATTCAAGCGCGGCAATTCCTGAGTACCCTGGCGCGCCGGCACCACAGGCCGCCGCTCGCGGCCCGCAGAGCTAGCGGGTGGCGACGATGAACAGCCGCGGAAACGGCAGCAACACCGTGCCGTCGGCGAGCGCCGGATAAGCCGCGGCGATCGCGTCCCGGTATCGCTGCAGGAAGGCGGTTTGCCCGGCGTCGTCGAGTTCGGCGAGGAACGGCCGCAGCGCGCTGCCCTTGAACCATTCGACCACCGCGTCCGCGCCGCCCGCAAGCGGGTGGTGGTAGACGGTGCGCCATACGTCGACACGCGCGCACAGCGGCTCGAGCAACGCGTAGTACCAGCCGGCGCCGTACCGCACGGTGCGCTCGAGTCCCTTGAGCGTGGGCGCCCACGGGCCGTCCGCAGCGATTTCGCGCAGCAGGCGGTGCGCGGGTTCGTCCAGATTGTCCGGCATCTGCACGGCGAGGCTGCCGCCCGGCGCGAGCTTCGCCACGAGCGCCGGAAACAGCCGCTCATGGTCCGGCACCCATTGCAGCACCGCGTTGGCGAGGATCAGATCGTATGGTCCCGGCGCGTCCCACGTGGAAATGTCGCTCACGTCGAACTGGAATTGCGGCAGGCGTTTGCGGGCCGCCTCGATCATGTCGGGCGAACTGTCCATGCCGCTGACCGCCGCGCCCGGCAGGCGCGCGGCGAGCGTTTCAGTCGAATTGCCGGGTCCGCAGCCAATGTCCACCGCGGTCTTCACGTCCGTTGCCGGCACGGCCGCCAGCAGATCCCTGACCGGACGTGTGCGCTCGTTTTCGAACAACACGTACTGCTTTGCTTCCCAATCCTTCTTCGACGTCATCTGATACCCCTTTTGTGCGTGATGGCCGGACCGGTTGCCGGCGCTGCCGTCTGCCTCGCGTCCTGAGTTGAACCGTGCCGGTTCGCTCATTCTCGCTCACGCACGGGCATCATTGCTTCATGCGAAGTCGGTCGAGCGCGACAGCGCTTCCCACGCGTCGATCTCCGCGTTCAGTGCGGCCAGTTTCGATTTCACCAGATCGAACGCGTCGTTGCCGAGCAGCAGATGCACCGGCGGATTGTTCGCCGCGACGATCGCGAGCAGCGCCTGAGCCGCTTTGCGCGGATCGCCGGCCTGCTTGCCGCTCTTCATTTCGCGCGCTTCGCGGATCGGGTCGAACAGGGCATCGTAATCGGAGATGCTGCGGCCTGCGCGAACCATCGAGCGGCCGGCCCAATCGGTGCGAAACGAGCCGGGCGCGACTGCGGTCACCTTGATGCCGAAGCCTGCCACTTCCTTCGCCAGCGTCTCGGTGATGCCTTCGAGCGCGAACTTGCTGCCGCAATAGTACGCAATGCCGGGCATCGTGATAAAGCCGCCCATCGACGTGATGTTGATGATGTGACCCGAGCGGCGCTCGCGCATGGCGGGCAGCACGGCCTTGATCATCGCCACCGCGCCGAACACGTTGACGTCGAACTGCCGGCGCATATCGTCGAGCGGCGACTCTTCCAGGGTGCCTTCGTGCCCGTAGCCGGCGTTGTTGACCAGCACGTCGATCGGCCCGACGGTTTGCGTGATCGCGGCGACGGCGGGCGCGATGGCATCGAATTGCGTCACGTCGAGCACGATGGCGTGGGCCCGTTCGGCGGCTAGCGCCGCGAACGCGCTGCGCGCGGCGTCATTGCGCACCGTGCCGACGACGGTATGGCCCGCGTCGAGCGCCGCCTGCGCGAATGCCTGGCCGAAGCCGGAACTGACACCGGTGATCAGAAACGTTTTGCTCATGGTGATCCACTCCTTTGTTTTGCCGGTCGTCACACGGCGCCTTCGGATGAAAGCGCACGGCATCGACCGGCCTGCACAGGACAGAATGGTAGGAGCGGCAAAGGCGGGCGAAAATGCCGGTTCGTCTGCGGTGATTGCCTAATCCTATGAGCAGATGGATTTTCCAGCGCGACGGTGGCACATTGCAGTCTGGTTGATTACGTTGACAGGGATCGGAATGGCGTTCAAACACGGAGAACCCCCCGCGCGGCAACGCATGGTGGCCTTGCTCGAAAATCTCGCACCGGTGGAAGGCTACAACCTCACGATCTTGCCCGACGTGCGCTTCCTGCGTTCTAACCGGCCGCTCAGCCGCACGCCCGTGCTGTACGACCCGGGTGTGGTGATCGTGTGCCAGGGGCGCAAACGGGGCTTTCTCGGCGACACGGTGTACGTGTACGACGCGCAGCACTACCTGGCCGTCTCGGTGCCGGTGCCGTTCTCGATGGAAACCGAAGCGAGCGCGGCGAAGCCTTTGCTTGCGATCTATTTGCGCCTCGACTTCAAGGTCGCCGCCGATCTGATGCTGCAACTCGACGAGCGCGACGCGGGCGTGCCGGCCGAGCCGCGCGGCATGATGTCGACGCCGCTCGATGCCAAGCTGAGCGCCACGGTGCTGCGCTTTCTGGAAGCGATGAGCGTGCCGCTGGAGGCGGAGTTGCTCGGACCGGCGCTGGTACGCGAAATCTACTTCCACGTGCTGACCGGCGAGCAGGGCGGATCGATGCGTGCCGCGCTAACCGCACAAGGCCAGTTCGCGAGGATCGCCAGGGTGATCCGCAAGATTCACGCGTGCTATCGCGAACCGCTCGACGTCGGCCAACTCGCGCTCGAAGCAAACATGAGCGTGCCCACTTTGCACGCGCACTTCAAGGCGGTGACGCGCACCTCGCCGATGCAATATCTGAAGTCGACGCGGCTTCATCAGGCGCGCCTTCTGATGGTGAGAAACGAGGTGACGGCGGCGTTGGCGTCCGTGCAGGTCGGCTATGAGAGCGCTTCGCAGTTCAGCCGCGAGTTCAGGCGCCTGTTCGGCCGCAGCCCAGTGGAGGAGGCCGAGCGGATGCGCAGAACCTTCGCCATTCCGCCGCCCGCGCCGGGCTCGATCTTCGTCGCGTCGCACTGAGCGGGCTAATGGGCTAATGGGCTGGCCCGGTGCTCACGACGCGAACCGTGCCTGTCCGCTCCAGCGCGCCGTCGATACACTTTGAACCCATGCTGCAGATTCTCGGCAAGACCTCGTCCATCAACGTCCGCAAAGTCCTGTGGACGTGTGCGGAGCTCGCGCTTCCATTCGAACAGGAAGATTGGGGCTCCGGATTTCGCGCGACCAGCGTGCCCGAATTTCTCGCGCTGAATCCCAACGCGATGGTTCCCGTCATCAGGGACGGCGATTTCGTGCTGTGGGAGTCGAACTCGATCATTCGCTATCTGGCCGGCCGCTATCACGGCGAGTCGTTATATCCCGCCGATCCGTGCGAGCGCGCCCGCTGCGATCAGTGGATCGACTGGCAGGCGAGCGAATTGAACCGCGCCTGGAGCTATGCCTTTCTGGCGCTGGTCCGGCGTTCTCCGGCACACCAGGACCGAAGCCAGATCGATCTGTCGTGCGCGAATTGGGCGAGGCATATGGCCATGATCGAAGGGCAACTGGCAAAAACCGGCGCGTTCATCGCGGGAAGCGCGTTTTCGCTCGCCGATATTCCGATCGCGCTGTCAATCAACCGCTGGTTGGAAACGCCGTTGCAGCACGGCGATTTGCTCGCCGTCGAGGCATATATGGCACGTCTCGCCACGCGCGAAGCTTACTGGGCGTACTGCCGCAACGGCACACCATAACGCCTGCCAGCGAACGCAGTCCGTCTTGCGCAGACGCTTGCGGACATCTGCTCCGTTTACAAAATACGTATGCGACGCTTACGAATTGCTGGCGGCGCAAGCGCTTCTGCGCACCGTGCTCCGAGTCGCCTACAATGGCCGCTTTTGCGACACCGATTGAAGGTTCCACGATGCGGGTATCGAAAATTGCGCTGGCGTTACTGACAGCGTGCTTCACTCTGAATGCGAGTGCCGAGATGACGGCCGCGCAGTACAAAAAATGGGCGCACGCCGATAACAACTCGATCTACGCGGCGTACATTACCGGCACGATCAACGCGTTCGGCTGGGCGAACGGCGACCTGGTATCGAAGAAGCGTCCGCCGCTTTTCTGCCCGCCGCAAAATCTCGCCATTGGCAACCAGAACGTCTACCCGTTGCTCGACGAGTTTTTCAACAATCACCCGAGCATTTCGGACGACTTTCCGATCGGCCTCGCGATTCTTCGTTCGCTTCAGGCCGCGTTTCCTTGCTGAGATAGATCGGGGCAACGTGACCGGCGGTGCTGTATAGCGAACGAGGCCGCCGCAAGCCCTGCATTCATCAAACCTGAACGAGCTTCGGAATCTGCACGTCCGGATTGACGTCCGCTTCGTAGTCCACGCCCGCGATCTCGAAGCCGAACAGACGCAGGAAATCCGTCTTGTAGCCGCTGAAATCGGTGAGTTCGTAGATATTGTCGTTGGTCACCTGACTCCAGAGTGCCTGCACGCGGTTCTGCACCTCAGGGTCGAGCTCCTTGTAGTCCGCGCGCAAACGCCCTTCGTCGTCGAGATGCGGAGCCGCGCCGTACAGGCTGTCCTTGTACAGGCCATAGACCTGCTCGATGCAGCCCTCATGCGTGCCTTTTTCCTTCATGACCTTGAAGAGCAGCGACAGATACAACGGCATCATCGGGATCGCGGAGCTGGCCTGCGTGACGACCGCCTTGAGCACGGAGACGCGCGCATCGCCGCCTTTGGCCGCCAGCTTCTCGCGAATGCCGAGCACCTTCTGGTCGAGGTCTTTCTTGGCGGCGCCGATCGAACCGTTCCAGTAAATGTCGTGCGTGATTTTTTCGCCGAGATAGGTGAACGCGGTGGTCTTCGCGCCGTCCGCGAGCACACCGGCTTCGAGCAGGGCGTCGATCCACATCTGCCAGTCTTCGCCGCCCATCACCGCGACGGTGTGGTCGATTTCGTCCTGGGTGGCGGGTTCGAGCACGGTTTCCTTGATGACTTCCTTGTCCGTGTCGATACCGCGCAGATTCACGGCCTTACCGACCGGCTTCAGGGTCGAGCTGAACACTTCGCCGCTTTTCGGATGCGTGCGCTTGGGCGCGGCGAGGCTGTAGACGACCAGATCGACCTGACCGAGATCGCGCTTGATGACCTCGATGGTGCGCTGCTTGACTGCGTCGGAGAAGGCGTCGCCGTTGACGCTCGTTGCGTACAGGCCTTGTTCCGTGGCGAATTTCTCGAAGGCGGCGGTGTTGTACCAGCCGGCGGTGCCCGCCTTGGTTTCGCTGCCGGCGCGCTCGAAGAACACGCCGAGCGTGGCGGCGTCGGAGCCGAATGCCGCGCTGATGCGGGCGGCTAGGCCATAACCCGTGGATGCGCCGATCACGAGCACCTTCTTCGGGCCATTGGCGATGGGGCCGCGTGCCTTGACGTACTCGATCTGTTCCCGGACGTTGGCCTCGCAGCCGGTCGGGTGAGTAGAAACGCAGATGAAGCCACGCACGCGCGGTTTGATGATCATGAAGCACCTCTTGTCGGAATTGGCGACATTATAGTGGGCCTCGATTGTTGCGGGCGTGGCGGGCGCGCCGCGCCGGTTTGGCGGCTTGCGGCGCTCCCGCCACGCGCTGGGACCACAAAAATCGGCTGCCGCCGCGCATCTTGGTAGGATTGCGCCTTTCCAAGCCGACTACGAGCTAGTGTGAAGCGCCTGATCCCCTCATTGCTGGAGACCCTTGAAAAAGGGCTGACCCTGGCGAACCCGCTGATCGCCCAAGCCCTGTGGCACTTGCGCCATCCGACCCGGCGCGGCGTGCTGAAGGCTTGTGCCGCGATTCCGCTGCTGTTCGTCCTGTACGTGCTGATCCTGATTCCGTTCACGCCGGGCATCGGCGACATCCGCAAGGCGAAGGTCGAGCAGCCGGCGCAGATTCTGTCGGCGGACGGCAAGCTGCTGGCGGAATTCAAGCCCTCCAACCGCGAATGGGTCAAGCTCAAGGACATCTCGCCGAACGTGGTGAACGCGCTGATCGCCACCGAAGATCACCGTTTCTACCAGCATTGGGGTCTCGACTGGCGGCGCACGGCCTCGGCCGCGCTGCATACGTTTTCCGGCGACCGGCAGGGCGGCTCGACCATCACCCAGCAGCTCGCCCGCAATCTCTACCCCGACGAGATCGGCCGCGCGCCGACGCTCACGCGCAAGCTCAAGGAAGCGATCACGGCTTTCAAGATCGAGGCGCTCTACACCAAGGACGAGATTCTCGAGACCTACCTGAACACGGTGCCGTTCCTCTATAACGCGTACGGCATCGAGATGGCGGCCCGCACCTATTTCGACAAATCGGCCTCCGATCTGACCGTGCTGGAAAGCGCGACGCTCACCGGCATGCTGAAGGGCAATAGCTACTACAACCCGGTGATCAACCCCGAACGTGCGTTGCAGCGGCGCAATACGGTGCTCGGGCAGATGGTCAAGTACGGCAAGCTGACGCCAGCGGCCTACGCCACGCTCAGCCGCAAACCGTTGCGCATCGATTTCGAGCGCCAGACCGAACCGCCCGGACCGGCGCCGCACTTTGCGCAGCAATTGCGCAAGTGGCTGGCGTCATGGGCGGATCGCAACGACTACAACATGTACGCCGACGGGTTGGTGGTGCGCACCACCATCGACTCGCGTCTGCAGACTATGGCCACCCAGGCGGTCACCTTGCAGGGCAACCAGTTGCAGGGCATCGCCAATTCGGCGTGGGGCACTCGCGCGGGCTGCTCTAACGGGCGCGACCTGCTGCAAACCTTTCTGCGCGAAACACCGGACTATCGCGCCGCCAAAGACGCGGGCCTGAGCGACGACGACGCGCTCAAGCGCGTCTCGTCCGATCGCGACCTCGTGAAGTCGCTGTGCGAGTCCAAGACGCGCGTACAGGCGGACTTTCTGGCGATGGACCCGCGCAACGGCCAGATCCGGGCATGGGTGGGCAGCCGCGACTTCAGCCAGGATCCGTTCGACCACGTCCAGCAGGCGCGGCGCCAGCCGGGTTCGACCTTCAAGCCGTTCGTCTACGCGGCGGCCTTCGAGGCAGGCGCCAAGCCCACCGATACCTTCGTGGACAAGCCGGTGGAAATTCCGCTGGCAGGCGGCGAAGTCTGGCGTCCGAGCGACGAGGACGAGCCGAGCGAACGCAACATCAGCCTGCGCGACGGCCTCGCGTATTCGCGCAACCGGATCACCGCGCAGTTGATGGAAACGGTGGGGCCGAACAAGGTCGCGCGCCTTGCCCGCGCGATGGGCGTGCGCGACAGCGAGCTGGACCCGGTGCCGTCGCTCGCGCTGGGCACGAGCCCCGTCACGCTGAAGGAGATGGTCTCGGCCTACAGCACAATCGCCAATCTGGGCGGCTACGTGGAGCCGGTGATGGTCACGCGTATCGAGGACCGCAAGGGCGACGTGCTGGCCGAGTTCGCGCCGGTGCCGCCCAAACAGGAACTCTCCGCCGATGCCGACCGGATGCTCATCGACGTCATGCGCGACGTGGTGAACCGCGGCACGGGGTCGAGCATTCGCAGCCGCTTCGGCGTGCGTGGCGATGTCGCCGGCAAGACGGGGACGACACAGGGGAATGCGGACGGCTGGTTCATCCTGATCCATCCGCAGCTCGTGGCGGGCGCGTGGGTCGGCTTCAACGACAGCCGCGTGACCTTGCGCAGCGACTATTGGGGGCAGGGGGCGCACAGCGCGCTGCCGATCGTCGGCGATTTCTTCCAGCGCGCGCAGCGCTCGAGGCTGATCGATACCCGCGTCAAATTCGCGACCGACCAGGAGCCGGGCTGGTTCGCCGAGCGCTCGGCCAGGTTGCGCGAGTGGTTCGGGAATCTGTTCGTATCGTCGTCGCCGGCCGGGCCGGAGGCGACGGTTGCGCCGCGCGGTACGACGCGGCGCGCGCCGGCTGCTGCTGTGCCTGCGGTGCCTGCCGTACCCACGGAGCCGTCGGCGTCCGTTACGGTGGCGGAGCCGCGTGACATACCGCAACCGCCGTTGCTTCAGGCGCCCGGGTCCGCGCCGGGTTCAGCGCCGACAGCAGCGAGCGGGGCGGTCGACGGTGAAGCGCGCGGCGGTGGCGAGCCGGCGTTGGCGCCGACGCCCACGCCCGACGATGTGGTGCCGCCGGACACCGGCAGCCCGGCCAACGCGTTGCCGGAAACGTCGACGAACGGCGGCAGCTCGCCTTGAGGTGCGAAGCTGGCACGATGTCGACGCAGAGCCGGCGCCGAGGTCCGATTGCGGACGTTTTTGCGCCGCACGCCGTGCTCGTCACGTCCACGGAATGTGCACCTTGTCGAGATTGCGATCGAGCTGATACGCGGCGCTGATCAGCGCCAGATGCGTCAAAGCCTGCGGAAAATTGCCGAGCGCCTCGCCGCTGGTTGCCACCTCCTCGGAGAACAGGCCGACGTGATTGGCGTACGCGAGCATCTTCTCGAACACGAGCCGGCCTTCGTCCACGCGCCCGGCCCGCGCCAGCGCTTCCGCGTACCAGAACGAACAGGCGCTGAAACCGCCTTCTATGCCGGGCAGGCCGTCGAGAGTCGAGCCTCGCGTGTAGCGGAAGATCAGCGGGTCCACCTTGAGTTCGCTGCCGATTGCGTCGAGCGTGCCGAGCCAGCGCGGATCGGTCGGACCGATAAAGCGCACGAGCGGCATCATCAGCGCGGATGCATCGAGCCGTTTCGAATCCGGCGTCTGCACGAACGCGCCCAGTTCGTCGTTCCAGAAGTTCTCGTGGATGTCGGCGCGGATTGCGTCGCGTGTATCGAACCAGCGCTTGAGCGGCGCGGGCAGCGAACGCTTTTCCGCCAGACGCAGCGCACGGTCCAGCGTGACCCAGCACATGAGCCGGGAATGGAGCAGGGGCCGCAGGCCGTTGCGAAACTCCCAGATGCCGTGGTCCGGCTCGCGCCAGTGTTCGACCACGTAATCGACGGTGCGCGTGACGTCGCGCCAGCCTGCGTGAGAGATCGCGGCGCCGTACTTGTTGTACAGATAGATCGCATCCAGCAGTGCGCCGTACACGTCGAGCTGGATCTGCTCACGCGCGGCGTTGCCGACGAGCGGCGCGCCCGTGGCGCTGTCGCCGTTCGATAGCGACGCGACTTCGGTCTCCGCGGGCGGCTTCCTGCCGTCGACGGTGTACATGACGTTCAGCGAGCCGTCCGAGTCGCAATGACGGCTGCGCTCGGCGATCCACTTCATGAAATGCCGCGCTTCGCCGGTATAGCCGAGGCGCAACAGCGCGTACACGGAGAAAGCGGCGTCGCGAATCCAGGTGAAGCGATAGTCCCAGCGACGCGAACCGTCGAGCGCTTCGGGCAGGCCGAAGGTCGGCGCGGCCACGATCGCGCCGTGCTCGCTGGAACTGAGCAGCTTCAAGGTCAGCGCCGAGCGCATCACGACTTCGCGGTAGCGGCCGCGATAGGTCGATTGCGCCGACCAGCTTCGCCAGTACTGCATCATATCGGCGAGCGCCGATTCGCAGTCGAATGACTTTTCGCGCAAGCCGGCGGCGTCGCCGAAAGCGAAGCCGGCCGACTCGCCATGCCGGAGTTCGAATTCGGCATGCGCGGCGCGGCCGTCGAGTGCGAGGGGCAGGGTGCTGTTCAGGCGCAGTTGCATTTCGCTGCCGCCTTCAATGCCAGTCTGCGCGGCGCGAAATTCCACCGCTCCGTCTTCGACGATATGCGCCGTGTGCGTGCCGTCCGCGTAGTCGAAGCGCGGTTCGCAACGCATCGTGAACGCCATGCGCCCATGCACCATCCGTACGACGCGGATGACGCAGTTCGGCAACGGCGTATCGGCGCTGAGCTCGCCGCCGTCCCTGGGCACCGGCATGAAGTCCATCAGTTCGCACAC
This genomic stretch from Paraburkholderia dioscoreae harbors:
- the tam gene encoding trans-aconitate 2-methyltransferase, which translates into the protein MTSKKDWEAKQYVLFENERTRPVRDLLAAVPATDVKTAVDIGCGPGNSTETLAARLPGAAVSGMDSSPDMIEAARKRLPQFQFDVSDISTWDAPGPYDLILANAVLQWVPDHERLFPALVAKLAPGGSLAVQMPDNLDEPAHRLLREIAADGPWAPTLKGLERTVRYGAGWYYALLEPLCARVDVWRTVYHHPLAGGADAVVEWFKGSALRPFLAELDDAGQTAFLQRYRDAIAAAYPALADGTVLLPFPRLFIVATR
- the fabV gene encoding enoyl-ACP reductase FabV gives rise to the protein MIIKPRVRGFICVSTHPTGCEANVREQIEYVKARGPIANGPKKVLVIGASTGYGLAARISAAFGSDAATLGVFFERAGSETKAGTAGWYNTAAFEKFATEQGLYATSVNGDAFSDAVKQRTIEVIKRDLGQVDLVVYSLAAPKRTHPKSGEVFSSTLKPVGKAVNLRGIDTDKEVIKETVLEPATQDEIDHTVAVMGGEDWQMWIDALLEAGVLADGAKTTAFTYLGEKITHDIYWNGSIGAAKKDLDQKVLGIREKLAAKGGDARVSVLKAVVTQASSAIPMMPLYLSLLFKVMKEKGTHEGCIEQVYGLYKDSLYGAAPHLDDEGRLRADYKELDPEVQNRVQALWSQVTNDNIYELTDFSGYKTDFLRLFGFEIAGVDYEADVNPDVQIPKLVQV
- a CDS encoding oxidoreductase, whose amino-acid sequence is MSKTFLITGVSSGFGQAFAQAALDAGHTVVGTVRNDAARSAFAALAAERAHAIVLDVTQFDAIAPAVAAITQTVGPIDVLVNNAGYGHEGTLEESPLDDMRRQFDVNVFGAVAMIKAVLPAMRERRSGHIINITSMGGFITMPGIAYYCGSKFALEGITETLAKEVAGFGIKVTAVAPGSFRTDWAGRSMVRAGRSISDYDALFDPIREAREMKSGKQAGDPRKAAQALLAIVAANNPPVHLLLGNDAFDLVKSKLAALNAEIDAWEALSRSTDFA
- a CDS encoding AraC family transcriptional regulator, producing MAFKHGEPPARQRMVALLENLAPVEGYNLTILPDVRFLRSNRPLSRTPVLYDPGVVIVCQGRKRGFLGDTVYVYDAQHYLAVSVPVPFSMETEASAAKPLLAIYLRLDFKVAADLMLQLDERDAGVPAEPRGMMSTPLDAKLSATVLRFLEAMSVPLEAELLGPALVREIYFHVLTGEQGGSMRAALTAQGQFARIARVIRKIHACYREPLDVGQLALEANMSVPTLHAHFKAVTRTSPMQYLKSTRLHQARLLMVRNEVTAALASVQVGYESASQFSREFRRLFGRSPVEEAERMRRTFAIPPPAPGSIFVASH
- a CDS encoding penicillin-binding protein 1A, which translates into the protein MKRLIPSLLETLEKGLTLANPLIAQALWHLRHPTRRGVLKACAAIPLLFVLYVLILIPFTPGIGDIRKAKVEQPAQILSADGKLLAEFKPSNREWVKLKDISPNVVNALIATEDHRFYQHWGLDWRRTASAALHTFSGDRQGGSTITQQLARNLYPDEIGRAPTLTRKLKEAITAFKIEALYTKDEILETYLNTVPFLYNAYGIEMAARTYFDKSASDLTVLESATLTGMLKGNSYYNPVINPERALQRRNTVLGQMVKYGKLTPAAYATLSRKPLRIDFERQTEPPGPAPHFAQQLRKWLASWADRNDYNMYADGLVVRTTIDSRLQTMATQAVTLQGNQLQGIANSAWGTRAGCSNGRDLLQTFLRETPDYRAAKDAGLSDDDALKRVSSDRDLVKSLCESKTRVQADFLAMDPRNGQIRAWVGSRDFSQDPFDHVQQARRQPGSTFKPFVYAAAFEAGAKPTDTFVDKPVEIPLAGGEVWRPSDEDEPSERNISLRDGLAYSRNRITAQLMETVGPNKVARLARAMGVRDSELDPVPSLALGTSPVTLKEMVSAYSTIANLGGYVEPVMVTRIEDRKGDVLAEFAPVPPKQELSADADRMLIDVMRDVVNRGTGSSIRSRFGVRGDVAGKTGTTQGNADGWFILIHPQLVAGAWVGFNDSRVTLRSDYWGQGAHSALPIVGDFFQRAQRSRLIDTRVKFATDQEPGWFAERSARLREWFGNLFVSSSPAGPEATVAPRGTTRRAPAAAVPAVPAVPTEPSASVTVAEPRDIPQPPLLQAPGSAPGSAPTAASGAVDGEARGGGEPALAPTPTPDDVVPPDTGSPANALPETSTNGGSSP
- a CDS encoding glycoside hydrolase family 15 protein; translated protein: MPDHRPFLPRPALATDARGVIGNMKTTALVSLRGSIDFMCFPRIDSPAIFASLLEPSRGGAFSIAPRCETANVKQMYLPDTNVLLTRFMTPEGVCELMDFMPVPRDGGELSADTPLPNCVIRVVRMVHGRMAFTMRCEPRFDYADGTHTAHIVEDGAVEFRAAQTGIEGGSEMQLRLNSTLPLALDGRAAHAEFELRHGESAGFAFGDAAGLREKSFDCESALADMMQYWRSWSAQSTYRGRYREVVMRSALTLKLLSSSEHGAIVAAPTFGLPEALDGSRRWDYRFTWIRDAAFSVYALLRLGYTGEARHFMKWIAERSRHCDSDGSLNVMYTVDGRKPPAETEVASLSNGDSATGAPLVGNAAREQIQLDVYGALLDAIYLYNKYGAAISHAGWRDVTRTVDYVVEHWREPDHGIWEFRNGLRPLLHSRLMCWVTLDRALRLAEKRSLPAPLKRWFDTRDAIRADIHENFWNDELGAFVQTPDSKRLDASALMMPLVRFIGPTDPRWLGTLDAIGSELKVDPLIFRYTRGSTLDGLPGIEGGFSACSFWYAEALARAGRVDEGRLVFEKMLAYANHVGLFSEEVATSGEALGNFPQALTHLALISAAYQLDRNLDKVHIPWT
- a CDS encoding glutathione S-transferase family protein, which gives rise to MLQILGKTSSINVRKVLWTCAELALPFEQEDWGSGFRATSVPEFLALNPNAMVPVIRDGDFVLWESNSIIRYLAGRYHGESLYPADPCERARCDQWIDWQASELNRAWSYAFLALVRRSPAHQDRSQIDLSCANWARHMAMIEGQLAKTGAFIAGSAFSLADIPIALSINRWLETPLQHGDLLAVEAYMARLATREAYWAYCRNGTP